One genomic region from Thermoleptolyngbya sichuanensis A183 encodes:
- a CDS encoding sensor histidine kinase, translating to MERDEVEQDGAESESPLSSPLPLPHLLITITNTGVEIPPEECDRVFDRFYRIPSSDPWRHSGTGLGLALVKKLTELLGGRIGIRSSAGQTTVWLRLPLVLRQ from the coding sequence ATGGAGCGCGACGAAGTGGAACAAGATGGAGCCGAATCTGAAAGCCCGCTCTCCAGCCCCCTTCCACTCCCTCACTTACTCATCACCATCACCAACACAGGGGTCGAAATCCCTCCAGAGGAGTGCGATCGCGTGTTTGATCGGTTTTATCGCATCCCCAGCAGCGACCCCTGGAGGCACAGCGGCACTGGCCTGGGGCTGGCGCTGGTCAAAAAGCTCACGGAACTGCTGGGCGGCCGCATTGGCATTCGCAGCAGCGCAGGACAAACCACCGTCTGGCTCCGCCTTCCGCTCGTTCTGCGGCAGTGA
- a CDS encoding sirohydrochlorin chelatase, whose product MPAHLPAYLLVTHGSRDPRPHAEAGVLAHQVAAELRRREAGGLPPLVETAALELSPQPLHQRILQVATQALTLGGDRLVIIPLFLLPGVHVMEDIPAEVAIARQQASPRLSIEIAPHLGSHPRLANLLPAPNSEPVARILLAHGSRRPGGNAPVEALAQQIGAIAAYWALPPGLADQAARLVAQGAQQVDILPFFLFPGGITEAIAQDVRDLSTQFPTCQFRLYPPFGATPQLAALVLDLATCPLGWGEARRSG is encoded by the coding sequence TTGCCCGCCCATCTTCCCGCCTACCTTTTGGTGACTCACGGCAGCCGCGACCCCAGACCTCATGCCGAGGCTGGGGTTTTGGCGCATCAGGTTGCGGCGGAGTTGCGACGGCGGGAGGCGGGTGGGCTGCCGCCGCTGGTGGAGACGGCCGCACTGGAGCTAAGTCCACAGCCGTTGCACCAGCGAATCTTGCAAGTGGCGACGCAAGCGCTGACCCTGGGGGGCGATCGCCTCGTGATTATCCCGCTATTTTTGTTGCCGGGGGTGCATGTAATGGAAGACATCCCCGCTGAGGTGGCGATCGCCCGCCAGCAGGCTAGCCCGCGCCTGTCCATCGAGATTGCGCCCCATCTGGGGAGCCACCCCAGGCTGGCAAACTTATTGCCTGCCCCAAATTCTGAACCTGTGGCCCGAATTTTGCTGGCGCACGGCAGTCGTCGCCCCGGAGGCAATGCGCCCGTGGAAGCGCTGGCCCAGCAAATCGGGGCGATCGCCGCCTATTGGGCCTTGCCGCCGGGGCTTGCCGATCAGGCCGCCAGGCTGGTAGCTCAGGGCGCTCAGCAGGTGGACATTCTGCCGTTTTTTCTGTTTCCCGGCGGGATTACCGAAGCGATCGCCCAGGACGTGCGCGACCTGTCCACGCAGTTTCCCACCTGCCAGTTCCGGCTCTATCCGCCGTTCGGCGCGACTCCCCAGCTTGCTGCGCTGGTTCTGGATCTGGCGACCTGTCCGCTGGGTTGGGGCGAGGCGAGGCGGTCAGGCTGA